A portion of the Lathamus discolor isolate bLatDis1 chromosome 5, bLatDis1.hap1, whole genome shotgun sequence genome contains these proteins:
- the LOC136015938 gene encoding LOW QUALITY PROTEIN: protein ELYS-like (The sequence of the model RefSeq protein was modified relative to this genomic sequence to represent the inferred CDS: substituted 2 bases at 2 genomic stop codons) — MRDLRARATSGLLRFPEVIIQALGEDEISLDSLLCGKFSGGRNVLAWLVCGPQLEVVNSVTGERLSAYCFGGVNEQPPTVCVVKEFSCQKRTGLLVGLEEAEGSVLCLYDLAISRVVKAMVLPGRVTAIEPRTNDGGANASTRHLHQSLRWLFGVAVVATDVGHLLLVDLCLDDLSCSQTEIEASDLEVVTRIPARVLRRRDIVTGEERQLCFELQNPSGTSISMLCYISRSNQLAVFFSDGSLSLWNMKTLKKEHHSQLEGGRIPVYAVTFQEPENDPRNCCYLWAVQSTQESEGDVVSLHLLQLAFGDRKHLASGXVMYESTLISPDTGVSIFSWQVNTYGQAKPSTYLGVFDINRWYHAQMPDSLRPEEFLHDCPYFALWSLDSVISMTSPNLSLDIVVHERSLSRGVPPSYPQPEQYFNPSTYNFDGTCLLKSGVVHMTCTGFQKETLNFLKKSGPSVSEAIHDSYNRCLAAGLLSPRLADVQPSSLSPVRKVYKIFILCCLTGCIKHWTSEEQPNSAANLRFVLEWTWNKVIYAKHKFDQIGVPLFDGSCNFIDPQTLQSLQHCQLLLSNLSTILNSFLREAQEVTEKGLXEPYNLLDLRNKQVVTSLISLYAQVFIWFCRSSLLPEGLDDAMHLSRPFYNYPLIQRYYTRHREKLGRLTGGKWDSDCLMIDGMVSQLGGQDEKLWQRDEGGTGKYPPASLHALLDLYLLESIEENYKHAITIYLLLDIMHSFPNKTETSIDSFPTAFGIPWGLVKLIQGYWLLDHNDYENSLALLFHPATIKTVSWQHRRIIQALMSQGEHRRALRYLQMMKPSMSSSSDVRLFLTVLLSNRCMVEAWGLLHQHTTKLNMEELLKHMYELCQEMGLMEDLLKLPFTDSEQECLEKFLQTSAGVQNHEFLVHHLQHSNYIPALQLNQSMKGNLVGDCDPWLRERALARNSILEQYGKILPRVQRKLAVERAKPHHMPSLVLREVARPKPLSTVARQANAGHGVPQGQNAKEQKESGSCLFIALQKGNENQLYFPFNFSPRATAPPAPPLPAAQLPSAFVGTPVTKFSQKRSRLLDSVVRPVPSCSAEHGGAWQSPRRDSTSFMASSPVNSNLHGSALQKKFLRASELNLLETPLVVKVCVLKDQ, encoded by the exons ATGCGAGACCTAAGGGCTCGGGCAACAAGCGGTCTGCTGAGGTTTCCAGAGGTGATTATTCAGGCACTTGGGGAAGATGAGATAAGCCTGGACTCTTTGCTGTGTGGGAAGTTTTCTGGAG gGAGAAATGTCCTGGCCTGGTTGGTATGTGGTCCTCAGCTCGAGGTAGTGAACTCTGTGACAGGAGAGCGGCTCTCTGCCTATTGTTTTGGTGGAGTAAATGAACAGCCCCCCACTGTCTGTGTGGTAAAAGAGTTCTCCTGTCAGAAGAGAACTGGACTGctggttgggttggaagaagCAGAGGGAAGTGTGCTCTGTCTGTACGACCTTGCGATATCAAGAGTGGTTAAAGCAATGGTTCTTCCAGGAAGG GTAACGGCTATAGAACCCAGAACTAATGATGGAGGAGCCAATGCGAGCACTCGGCACCTGCATCAGAGTCTGCGATGGCTCTTTGGAGTGGCAGTGGTGGCTACAGATGTTGGACATCTGCTTCTGGTTGACCTTTGTCTGGATGATTTATCTTGCAGTCAGACTGAAATAGAAGCATCAG ATCTAGAAGTTGTCACCAGAATTCCTGCTCGAGTTTTACGAAGAAGAGATATTGTGACTGGAGAAGAGAGACAGCTCTGTTTTGAATTACAAAATCCATCAGGAACATCAATATCAATGCTGTGCTACATAAGCAGAAGCAATCAGCTTGCcgtgtttttttctgatggcAGTCTGTCGCTATGGAATATGAAAACTTTGAAGAAGGA GCACCACTCTCAGCTCGAAGGAGGAAGGATTCCTGTCTATGCTGTTACTTTTCAAGAGCCCGAGAATGACCCTCGCAATTGTTGCTACTTGTGGGCTGTCCAGTCTACACAAGAAAG TGAAGGTGATGTTGTGAGTTTACATCTGTTGCAGTTAGCATTTGGTGACAGAAAACACTTGGCTTCAGGATGAGTCATGTATGAG AGTACCT TAATATCTCCTGACACCGGCGTATCAATCTTCAGCTGGCAAGTGAATACCTACGGTCAGGCAAAACCATCTACCTATTTGGGTGTGTTTGACATTAATCGCTGGTACCATGCTCAAATGCCAGATTCACTAAG gCCAGAAGAATTCCTTCATGATTGCCCCTACTTTGCCTTGTGGTCACTGGATTCTGTAATAAGCATGACTTCTCCAAACCTCAGTTTGGATATTGTGGTACATGAGCGGAGTCTAAGTCGGGGAGTTCCTCCTTCTTATCCACAACCTGAGCAGTATTTTAATCCAAGCACCTATAATTTTG ATGGTACGTGCTTGCTGAAGTCTGGAGTTGTTCATATGACTTGCACCGGCTTccagaaggag ACCTTGAATTTCTTGAAGAAATCTGGCCCTTCAGTAAGTGAAGCTATTCACGATAGCTACAATAGGTGTCTTGCTGCTGGCCTGCTGTCTCCAAGACTAGCGGATGTCCAGCCCTCCAGTTTGAGTCCG GTACGGAAAGTGTAtaagattttcattttatgttgtCTGACTGGATGCATTAAACACTGGACATCTGAAG agcagccAAATTCTGCTGCTAATTTACGGTTTGTTCTGGAGTGGACATGGAACAAAGTGATTTATGCAAAACACAAATTTGACCAAATTG GTGTTCCGCTGTTTGATGGCTCTTGCAACTTCATTGACCCACAGACATTACAGTCTCTTCAGCACTGCCAGTTGCTTCTGAGCAACCTTAGCACAATCTTAAACAGTTTTCTAAGAGAAGCACAGGAGGTTACAGAAAAAGGCTTATAAGAGCCTTACAatcttttgg ACTTGAGAAATAAGCAGGTGGTAACCAGCCTCATTTCTTTGTATGCACAAGTGTTTATATGGTTCTGTCGATCCAGTCTACTCCCAGAGGGTTTAG ATGATGCTATGCATTTGTCTAGACCTTTCTACAACTATCCTCTGATTCAGAGATACTATACTCGCCATCGAGAGAAACTTGGACGTTTAACAGG AGGAAAATGGGATTCTGACTGCTTGATGATTGATGGAATGGTTTCCCAGTTAGGAGGCCAAGAcgagaagctgtggcagagaGATGAAGGAGGAACTGGGAAATACCCACCCGCTAGTTTACAC GCCCTGCTGGATCTCTATTTGCTAGAAAGCATTGAAGAAAACTACAAACATGCAATT ACAATCTACTTGCTGCTAGACATCATGCATTCCTTTCCGAATAAAACAGAGACTTCAATTGACTCCTTCCCAACGGCCTTTGGTATCCCTTGGGGTCTTGTGAAGCTTATTCAAGGTTACTGGCTTCTAGATCACAACGATTATGAA AATTCCCTGGCCCTTCTCTTTCATCCAGCTACGATCAAAACTGTGTCCTGGCAACACAGGAGGATTATTCAAGCCCTCATGAGCCAAGGAGAGCACAGGCGAGCCCTCAGATACTTACAGATGATGAAGCCATCGATGTCAAGCAGTAGTGACGTTCGGCTTTTCCTCACCGTGTTGCTGTCCAATAG GTGCATGGTGGAGGCCTGGGGTCTGTTGCACCAACACACGACTAAGTTAAATATGGAAGAGCTGTTAAAGCACATGTATGAGCTCTGCCAGGAGATGGGACTAATGGAAGACTTGCTGAAGCTGCCTTTCACAGACTCTGAACAA GAGTGTCTGGAGAAGTTTCTGCAGACCAGTGCTGGTGTTCAGAATCATGAATTTCTTGTCCACCATCTGCAGCATTCCAATTATATTCCAGCACTGCAGTTGAATCAGTCAATGAAGGGTAATCTTGTG GGAGATTGTGATCCTTGGTTGAGAGAGAGAGCACTTGCCAGAAATTCCATATTAGAGCAGTATGGCAAGATCCTTCCTAGAGTTCAAAGGAAGCTGGCTGTGGAGAGAGCCAAGCCTCACCATATGCCTTCATTAGTCTTAAGAGAAG TTGCAAGACCAAAGCCATTATCAACAGTAGCAAGACAAGCTAATGCAGGAcatggagttcctcaggg GCAGAATGCCAAAGAGCAGAAAGAGTCTGGTAGTTGTCTGTTCATTGCCCTACAGAAG GGGAATGAAAATcagttatattttccttttaattttagcCCTAGAGCtacagcaccaccagcacctcctctccctgctgcacagTTGCCCAGTGCATTTGTTGGAACACCAGTTACAAAATTCTCACAGAAACGTTCCAG ATTGCTGGATTCGGTGGTTCGTCCTGTTCCTTCATGTTCTGCAGAGCATGGTGGTGCCTGGCAGTCACCACGCAGAGATTCTACTTCATTCATGGCGTCCAGCCCAGTGAATTCAAATCTGCATGGTTCCGCCTTACAGAAGAAGTTTTTAAGAGCATCAGAGCTGAATCTGCTAGAGACTCCTCTGGTGGTTAAGGTTTGTGTTCTAAAAGACCAGTAA